In Herbinix luporum, a single window of DNA contains:
- a CDS encoding glycosyltransferase produces MRIESLVSVVVAVSKKDDNIYGCVECIMEQSYQNLEIILVYDATCERSKRICNNLSIMDMRIKIIGILQDKEKSSHEDFRTLAFYEGLLQAKGSYITFVDNRDRIRKDMIRYLLRTCTKYQCQISSLSRKSTNFGKGKIRVYRRNAAFLSRKFTSEFNGKLFDIDLFEDINLLELLEKEGGYGDNFILYRLYYRAKKAAIIDKQMYYEVKEKRNFFIDKQIQLNNGIQLFKDRINFFKDKERTLLDLSHEYYCMFLAAYYLYIARNKKEKDMEKVLASFKKEYDRVRSNIITPINRKIFLSLLYYLPGLCAGIARILAIDYSLLKKCVSRI; encoded by the coding sequence ATGAGAATAGAAAGCTTAGTCAGCGTAGTAGTAGCAGTATCTAAAAAAGATGACAATATATATGGCTGTGTGGAATGTATAATGGAACAGTCATATCAGAATTTGGAGATAATTCTAGTCTATGATGCCACATGTGAGCGGAGTAAAAGAATATGCAATAACCTTTCAATTATGGATATGCGTATTAAAATTATTGGCATTTTACAGGATAAAGAAAAGAGCTCTCATGAAGACTTTAGAACCTTAGCTTTTTATGAAGGACTTCTACAAGCAAAAGGAAGTTATATAACATTTGTAGATAATAGGGATAGAATAAGGAAAGATATGATTAGGTATTTGCTAAGAACCTGTACTAAATATCAATGCCAAATATCATCTTTAAGTAGAAAGTCTACTAACTTTGGAAAAGGAAAAATTAGAGTATATCGTAGAAATGCAGCTTTTCTAAGCAGAAAATTTACTTCTGAATTTAACGGCAAACTCTTTGATATAGACTTATTTGAGGATATAAATTTATTAGAATTATTAGAAAAAGAGGGTGGTTATGGGGATAATTTTATATTATACCGCCTATATTATAGAGCAAAAAAAGCTGCTATTATTGATAAACAGATGTATTATGAAGTTAAGGAGAAAAGGAATTTCTTTATAGATAAGCAAATTCAATTAAACAATGGTATACAGCTTTTTAAAGATAGAATAAATTTTTTTAAGGATAAGGAGAGGACACTGCTTGATTTGTCCCATGAATACTACTGTATGTTTCTTGCCGCTTATTATTTATACATAGCCAGAAATAAAAAAGAAAAAGATATGGAAAAGGTTTTAGCCTCCTTTAAGAAGGAGTATGATAGGGTAAGATCCAATATAATAACTCCAATAAATAGGAAGATATTTCTGTCTCTTTTATATTACTTACCTGGATTATGTGCTGGGATAGCAAGGATATTAGCTATCGATTATTCTTTGTTGAAAAAATGTGTTAGTCGAATATAA
- a CDS encoding glycosyltransferase: MKIMIIADSWPSLNIELRDLIYRLNRDGKEVICVLPYKKSLTADQIKETGLNFYFINNSNKIKSYLNYIMAYKVIKPDKVILLLNKHTITAGIAALICRVEHMSVIISSLNPLKPTKHIIQKIRNLYYKFIYKKILCQSDIMFFIYKDDYNLLAKWKVACKKRAVVLRSRGVDMNYIKKLPYPKTDLVFMSMPLLCNYGVKCYIEAAKLVRKIHPKVKFLLAGKFVENKKILSEQELDEACESGIIYYIEETNDIRPYLEVCSIFVQPNINQKEGHILEAHAAGRPILASNHPVNRSIMIDGYNGFILPVKEAEKWAAKILLLLDKQKLKTNMGNYSYELCRKWHDRNNIVNIIYDKLT, encoded by the coding sequence ATGAAAATAATGATTATTGCAGATAGCTGGCCATCATTAAACATAGAGTTAAGGGACTTAATATATAGGCTTAATAGGGACGGTAAAGAAGTAATATGTGTTTTGCCTTATAAAAAGTCACTAACCGCTGATCAAATAAAAGAGACAGGTCTTAATTTTTATTTTATTAATAATTCAAATAAAATAAAAAGCTACCTAAATTATATAATGGCATATAAAGTGATTAAGCCCGATAAAGTCATTCTTCTGCTTAATAAACATACCATAACAGCAGGAATAGCAGCTCTGATTTGTAGGGTAGAACATATGTCGGTTATTATAAGCAGCTTAAATCCACTTAAGCCCACTAAACATATAATTCAGAAAATCAGAAACTTATATTACAAATTCATATATAAAAAAATACTCTGCCAATCGGATATAATGTTTTTTATATATAAAGATGATTATAATCTACTAGCTAAATGGAAGGTGGCTTGTAAAAAGAGGGCAGTTGTACTTAGAAGCAGAGGGGTTGACATGAACTATATTAAGAAGTTACCCTATCCAAAAACTGATTTGGTGTTTATGTCCATGCCCCTTTTATGTAATTATGGTGTTAAATGCTATATTGAAGCAGCAAAGCTGGTTAGAAAAATACATCCCAAGGTTAAGTTTTTATTGGCAGGAAAGTTTGTAGAAAATAAAAAAATCCTTTCTGAACAGGAATTGGATGAGGCCTGTGAAAGTGGGATTATATATTATATTGAGGAAACTAATGATATAAGGCCCTATCTGGAAGTATGTAGCATTTTTGTCCAGCCAAATATAAACCAGAAAGAAGGTCATATTCTTGAAGCCCATGCAGCAGGAAGACCTATACTTGCCTCTAATCATCCGGTAAATCGAAGTATTATGATTGATGGATACAATGGATTTATATTACCGGTTAAGGAAGCAGAAAAGTGGGCAGCTAAAATTCTACTCCTATTAGATAAGCAAAAGTTAAAAACTAATATGGGCAATTATTCTTATGAACTATGCCGCAAGTGGCATGATAGAAATAATATAGTTAATATTATTTATGATAAGCTGACATAA
- the xylA gene encoding xylose isomerase, translating to MAYFKVGKIEYEGPKSKNALSFKYYNPDEVIMGKTMKEHLRFAMSYWHTFTYMGVDPFGGTTMNRHWDNTQDEMEKAKERVHAAFEFMEKMQIPYFCFHDADIAPRVPNDLAETNRRLDEIVAVIKEEMKRTGIKCLWGTTNAFGDDKFVHGAGTSCNATVFAYAAAQIKKAMDITKELGGENYVFWGGREGYETLLNTDTALELDNYARLLQMAVDYAKEIGFTGQFLIEPKPKEPTKHQYDFDTQTVLSFLRKYNLQDHFKMNIEANHATLAMHTFQHELNMSRINGVLGSVDANTGDPMLGWDTDQFPTNVYDTTLAMYEILLNGGLGKGGLNFDSKVRRASFEDEDLFYAYIAGMDAFAKGLRVAAKLIEDKVFENFKAERYASYTEGIGKDIVEGKVGLKELEEYALKNGITPNKSGRQEMLESILNQYILETN from the coding sequence ATGGCTTATTTTAAAGTAGGTAAGATTGAATATGAAGGCCCTAAAAGTAAAAATGCTCTTTCATTCAAGTACTACAATCCTGATGAAGTAATTATGGGTAAAACTATGAAGGAGCACTTAAGGTTTGCTATGTCCTACTGGCATACCTTTACCTATATGGGTGTAGATCCATTCGGCGGTACAACCATGAATCGTCATTGGGACAATACACAAGATGAAATGGAAAAGGCAAAGGAAAGAGTACATGCTGCATTTGAATTTATGGAGAAAATGCAGATTCCTTACTTCTGCTTCCATGATGCTGATATAGCTCCTAGGGTTCCTAATGATCTGGCTGAGACTAATAGAAGATTAGATGAAATCGTAGCTGTAATTAAAGAAGAAATGAAGCGTACCGGCATTAAGTGCCTCTGGGGTACAACCAATGCTTTCGGTGATGACAAATTCGTTCATGGTGCAGGCACATCCTGTAATGCAACTGTATTTGCATATGCTGCAGCTCAGATTAAAAAGGCTATGGATATTACTAAGGAATTAGGCGGAGAGAACTATGTATTCTGGGGCGGTCGTGAAGGATATGAGACACTTCTAAATACAGATACAGCTCTTGAGCTTGATAACTATGCAAGATTACTACAGATGGCAGTTGACTACGCTAAGGAAATCGGCTTTACCGGACAATTCTTAATTGAGCCTAAGCCGAAGGAGCCTACAAAGCATCAGTATGACTTTGATACTCAGACAGTTCTGTCCTTCTTAAGAAAATACAACTTACAAGACCACTTTAAGATGAACATAGAAGCAAACCATGCTACATTAGCTATGCATACATTCCAGCATGAGCTTAACATGAGCAGAATCAATGGTGTTCTTGGTAGTGTTGATGCCAATACCGGTGATCCTATGCTTGGATGGGATACAGACCAATTCCCTACCAATGTATATGATACAACTTTAGCTATGTATGAAATTCTTCTTAACGGCGGGCTTGGTAAGGGTGGCTTGAACTTTGACTCTAAGGTACGTCGTGCTTCCTTTGAAGATGAAGATTTATTCTATGCATATATTGCCGGTATGGACGCATTTGCTAAAGGATTAAGAGTAGCTGCTAAGCTTATTGAAGATAAGGTATTTGAGAACTTCAAGGCTGAGCGTTATGCAAGCTATACAGAAGGTATCGGTAAAGATATCGTTGAAGGTAAGGTTGGTTTAAAGGAATTAGAAGAGTATGCATTAAAGAACGGTATTACTCCTAATAAATCAGGCAGACAGGAAATGCTTGAAAGCATCTTGAACCAATATATCTTAGAAACAAATTAA
- the rd gene encoding rubredoxin: protein MRKFECTACGYIYDEELGDPDNGVAPGTKWEDVPEDWVCPLCGVGKEDFEEVN, encoded by the coding sequence ATGAGAAAATTCGAATGTACTGCATGTGGTTATATTTATGATGAGGAATTAGGTGATCCGGATAACGGTGTAGCTCCTGGCACAAAGTGGGAAGATGTTCCGGAAGATTGGGTATGCCCTCTCTGTGGTGTGGGTAAGGAAGATTTTGAAGAAGTAAACTAA
- a CDS encoding ferredoxin, producing the protein MNATIDRDGCIGCGLCADTCPEVFRMDDEGLAEVYTNPIPEDATEAAQMAADNCPVGVITVE; encoded by the coding sequence ATGAATGCTACAATTGATCGGGATGGATGCATTGGTTGCGGACTATGTGCAGATACCTGCCCTGAAGTATTTCGTATGGATGATGAGGGACTAGCAGAAGTATATACTAATCCTATACCAGAAGATGCGACGGAAGCTGCCCAGATGGCGGCAGACAACTGTCCTGTAGGGGTAATAACAGTAGAATAG